The following proteins are co-located in the Calliphora vicina chromosome 2, idCalVici1.1, whole genome shotgun sequence genome:
- the LOC135950294 gene encoding cathepsin L-like: MATITDEEWQQYKLKNNKVYTDEAEEERRRAIVAQRKKIIDEHNKKFKDGEVEWSGRLNSMSDYTDEERSRMHGFRMT; encoded by the exons GACGAGGAGTGGCAACAATATAAG ctaaaaaacaataaagtttATACGGATGAAGCCGAAGAGGAGCGGAGACGTGCCATAGTGGCTCAGCGCAAGAAAATCATCGACGAGCATAATAAGAAGTTCAAAGATGGTGAGGTTGAATGGTCGGGACGTCTTAATTCCATGTCCGATTATACGGATGAAGAACGATCAAGAATGCATGGTTTTAGAATGACATGA